In Setaria italica strain Yugu1 chromosome IX, Setaria_italica_v2.0, whole genome shotgun sequence, the genomic stretch gtctcgcaaagtacaaccaaaccgaacaattagtttttgatttcgtctacattcagtactccatgtatgtaccgtaagtttgatgtgatggggaatcttctttttgcatagtgctaaagttgggattttggggtaactaaacaaggcctgaacTCTGAGACAGTTTATACTATTTATGTTAAGTGAAAACTTTTAAGCTTCGAGCAGAGTTCAGGCATTAAAAACACAAACTATGCACTTCGCCAAAAGTACTACTTCTACAGGCTACAGAGACATCATATGCGTGACAAGCTTATCAATGGCAAGGCACGACGACCCGCCCTTGCCGGTGCACTCCGCTGACGCCTTCTTCAGCTCGCCGGCCCTCGTTCTCATCCCGGCACCGTCGCTCTCAGTCATGAGACGCCGGATTGCTGCCTCCACGCTTCCCCTCTCGAGCTCGCCGGACACCTCGAAGCCCACCTCCCACACGTGCTCCACGTACCTCGCGTTCCCCATCTGGTCGGCGAAGTAGGGGCGGCACAGCATCGGCACCCCCTCGCAGATGCTCTCCGTCGTCGAGTTCCAGCCGTTGTGCGTCCAGAACCCGCCCACGGCGCGGTGGCGCAGCACCTCCTCCTGCGGCGCCCACCCCACCACCATGCCGCGCCCGCGCGTCGCGGCCTCAAACCTCTCCGGCAAATGGTTCTCCGCGCAGCCGCCGACAAAGCCCGGCCGGACCACCCAGAGGAACGGCACGCAACTGCCGGCGATGCCCCACGCCGTCTCCTCCAGGTCCCGCGGGCTCATGCAGGCCAGGCTGCCGAAGCTCACGTAGAgcaccgacgccggcggccacgcgtcTAGCCACTCCAGGCAGCTCCGGTCCTGGCGCAGCAGGCTGCTTTCGCCGGCGGGGGAGAACTTGTGCAGCGGGCCGATGTCGAACACCGGCACGGCGAGGTCCTGCCGGAGGCCCTCCAGCTCGCGGCGCTCGAGCGCGTCGAACGTGTTGAGTATGAGGCCCGACGAGgccttcaccgccgccacggcgcccgcTATCATCTCGCACAGCACCTCGTGGCCGTCCTTGCCGATGCCCATCAGGTCGCGCACTCGGCATGGCGGCAGCTCCACCACCGGCGTGTCGAGCTGTGAATCTGCAGGGACGAAACACGAACACGTTGATCCATGGATCACGTGGGCATGAACTTGGTAGGCTACAAACAAGTACTTGAAGAGGAGGGCATGCCTTGCACGGGGAGGTAGCCTTTCTCGCATAGCATCGGGTAGGCGGTGAAGCACGCGAAGGAGACCGCGCTGCCGGTGCGCAGCGCCAGCGTGGGTACGCCGAGGCAATTGGCC encodes the following:
- the LOC101785081 gene encoding DIMBOA UDP-glucosyltransferase BX8 is translated as MTPPPAPTMAAESNANHGGRHRHVLLFPLPYQGHINPMFRLAGVLHARGFAVTVFHTHFNAPDPASHPHYRFVPVPDGMSGPAPVAIEDVVAHIVSIGGACEAAFRDRLAAVLEEYSRDAVTCLVADTHLLPIFQAANCLGVPTLALRTGSAVSFACFTAYPMLCEKGYLPVQDSQLDTPVVELPPCRVRDLMGIGKDGHEVLCEMIAGAVAAVKASSGLILNTFDALERRELEGLRQDLAVPVFDIGPLHKFSPAGESSLLRQDRSCLEWLDAWPPASVLYVSFGSLACMSPRDLEETAWGIAGSCVPFLWVVRPGFVGGCAENHLPERFEAATRGRGMVVGWAPQEEVLRHRAVGGFWTHNGWNSTTESICEGVPMLCRPYFADQMGNARYVEHVWEVGFEVSGELERGSVEAAIRRLMTESDGAGMRTRAGELKKASAECTGKGGSSCLAIDKLVTHMMSL